Proteins from a single region of Psilocybe cubensis strain MGC-MH-2018 chromosome 3, whole genome shotgun sequence:
- a CDS encoding Meiotically up-regulated gene 154 protein: MALRRLAQENNAASSPRSPAGPIPASPASGLGPTTPRSRLSNGSYGFHRSPADTPSISSSIPFDWEAARSRAPAPFATPLKKGRKSVATGTSTPRKAVIRKKGIIERIKNIPSAIAFEIAIFPQNVPLPTPKTTARIIGGAIHVAHFLILARNDNEENWDLVSGTKQSSWFDWTTPITLLLILFSVYNTYNLATRRRTYKFHHRMDPLSSPHAKFVVTNLDLEPLARPAIGQRIRSNLWFYFSYFWRFLFGMQPPTRPALPQGKTSRVQELEVWEPSEMDLELFSIYSPAHAVLWLSMGSSSWLYSVVIMGIVGLQLNVMTHSYTQLLKDKQIIAAETMKEYNDGFVYPRINPIRKDVAVMTHQSEVVNVWED; the protein is encoded by the exons ATGGCTCTCCGACGCCTTGCTCAGGAGAACAATGCCGCCTCGAGCCCGAGGAGCCCCGCTGGTCCAATCCCCGCCTCTCCAGCCAGTGGCCTTGGACCTACAACCCCACGCAGTCGTTTGTCGAACGGATCTTATGGATTTCATCGCTCCCCAGCGGATACCCCATCGATTTCATCGTCCATTCCCTTTGACTGGGAGGCAGCACGCTCCAGAGCACCTGCACCATTCGCGACACCACTCAAGAAAGGCAGAAAAAGCGTCGCAACTGGCACATCTACACCCCGCAAAGCCGTAATAAGGAAGAAAGGGATAATTGAACG AATTAAGAATATACCCTCAGCTATCGCCTTTGAAATAGCAATATTCCCTCAAAATGTGCCACTACCAACCCCAAAAACAACTGCGCGCATCATCGGAGGCGCCATTCACGTCGCGCACTTTCTAATTTTAGCCAGGAATGACAACGAAGAAAATTGGGATCTCGTTTCCGGCACAAAGCAGAGTTCGTGGTTTGACTGG ACGACACCTATTACTTTACTACTCATACTCTTCTCTGTATACAACACTTACAATCTCGCCACACGTAGGCGCACATACAAGTTCCACCACCGAATGGACCCACTGTCCTCCCCTCATGCTAAATTTGTCGTCACCAATCTCGATCTTGAACCTCTAGCCCGGCCAGCTATTGGGCAACGCATACGATCAAATTTGTGGTTCTACTTTTCGTATTTTTGGAGATTCTTGTTTGGCATGCAACCACCTACTCGGCCTGCTCTCCCCCAAGGGAAAACCTCCCGCGTACAAGAGCTTGAAGTTTGGGAACCTAGTGAAATGGATCTCGAGCTCTTCAGTATATACTCTCCTGCCCATGCCGTGCTCTGGCTCTCTATGGGATCTTCAAGTTGGCTGTACTCGGTGGTCATTATGGGTATAGTTGGTTTACAG CTGAATGTCATGACTCATTCATATACTCAACTATTAAAAGATAAGCAAATTATTGCAGCGGAGACCATGAAGGAATATAACGACGGT TTCGTATACCCCCGTATCAATCCCATTCGCAAAGACGTCGCAGTCATGACTCATCAATCAGAAGTTGTGAACGTCTGGGAAGACTAA